A genome region from Sceloporus undulatus isolate JIND9_A2432 ecotype Alabama unplaced genomic scaffold, SceUnd_v1.1 scaffold_1315, whole genome shotgun sequence includes the following:
- the LOC121917872 gene encoding guanine nucleotide-binding protein G(I)/G(S)/G(O) subunit gamma-11-like, with protein GHLAVLGEGEEVAQALIAVAQSECYWALDALGQDCFLHERPYLVNQPKPKNKKILDSREVLPTHCFVSRFLKVSKCSEEIKNYIEERSGEDPLVKGIPEDRNPFKEKGGCVIA; from the exons atgGACATTTGGCtgtgctgggggagggggaggaagttGCCCAAGCTCTAATTGCCGTAGCCCAATCTGAATGTTACTGGGCCTTAGATGCCTTAGGCCAGGACTGTTTTCTCCATGAAAGGCCTTACCTGGTGAACCAgccgaaaccaaaaaataaaaag ATTTTAGACAGCAGAGAAGTTCTGCCCACACATTGCTTTGTCAGCAGATTTCTCAAA GTTTCTAAATGTTCAGAAGAAATCAAAAATTACATTGAGGAAAGATCTGGAGAAGACCCACTGGTGAAAGGCATTCCTGAAGATAGAAATCCTTTTAAAGAGAAAGGCGGCTGCGTTATTGCTTAA